One Candidatus Sulfotelmatobacter sp. genomic region harbors:
- a CDS encoding MFS transporter: MQTGAHPTPLLRQRDFAALWWGQFISMLGDRLTYLALGGLLLEHTHRGTDSDYPVLLAMLNNVMVAPVLLFAPFTGPWVDRMNLKRVLVISDLCRALVVLGIPWAYTMGQRTGPTFALVFIMFTCNVLFLPAKSALTPEIVPAEQLLGANSLLSVAGIAATVVGALFGGYVVDHFGWPFAMRLDSLTYLVSVITLVLVRYSPERHAAQRPEVTWGGYLREVGEGWALIRRRAPVALGLVTLAAVWVGGGFLQVAGNPHIQRAASVPGMERVGLLLGSLGLGAMLGTWWINSRGKHLPRPMLLGAGYILASGALVAFAVSSRFAVFAIAALLVGAFIAPAFVLCETLLQEGVDLHQRGRVFSARDFLMRLALLLSGLAAAWLTPLVGTRDTLLVCAGLIAAIGMLALVWGRSNPGLMKL; encoded by the coding sequence ATGCAGACCGGGGCTCACCCCACGCCCCTGCTTCGCCAGCGCGACTTCGCGGCACTCTGGTGGGGCCAGTTCATCTCGATGCTGGGCGATCGCCTGACCTACCTGGCGCTCGGCGGCCTGCTCCTCGAACACACCCATCGCGGCACCGACAGCGACTACCCGGTGCTGCTGGCGATGCTCAACAACGTGATGGTCGCGCCGGTCCTGCTCTTCGCCCCGTTCACCGGCCCGTGGGTCGATCGCATGAACCTGAAGCGCGTGCTGGTGATCTCGGATCTCTGTCGCGCGCTGGTGGTGCTCGGGATTCCCTGGGCCTACACGATGGGCCAGCGCACGGGACCGACCTTCGCGCTGGTGTTCATCATGTTCACCTGCAACGTCCTGTTCCTGCCGGCGAAGAGCGCGCTCACTCCCGAAATCGTTCCGGCGGAGCAATTACTCGGCGCCAACTCCCTGCTGTCGGTGGCCGGGATCGCGGCCACGGTGGTGGGCGCGTTGTTCGGCGGCTACGTGGTGGATCACTTCGGCTGGCCGTTCGCCATGCGCCTCGATTCGCTGACCTACCTGGTGTCGGTGATCACTCTGGTTCTGGTCCGCTACTCCCCGGAGCGGCACGCGGCCCAGCGGCCCGAGGTCACCTGGGGCGGCTACCTGCGCGAGGTTGGCGAGGGCTGGGCGCTGATCCGGCGCCGCGCGCCGGTGGCGCTCGGGCTCGTGACGCTGGCCGCGGTCTGGGTGGGGGGCGGCTTCCTTCAGGTGGCCGGAAATCCCCACATCCAGCGGGCGGCGAGCGTTCCGGGCATGGAGCGCGTCGGCCTGCTGCTGGGCTCGCTCGGTCTCGGTGCGATGCTCGGTACGTGGTGGATCAACTCGCGCGGCAAGCATCTGCCGCGCCCGATGCTGCTCGGGGCGGGCTACATACTCGCAAGCGGCGCCCTGGTGGCGTTCGCGGTCAGCTCGCGCTTCGCGGTGTTCGCGATCGCCGCGCTGCTGGTCGGCGCCTTCATCGCGCCGGCGTTCGTGTTGTGCGAGACGCTGCTGCAGGAAGGCGTGGATCTTCACCAGCGCGGGCGCGTGTTCAGCGCGCGCGACTTCCTGATGCGGCTGGCGCTGCTGTTGAGCGGCCTCGCTGCCGCCTGGCTCACCCCGCTGGTGGGAACGCGCGACACGCTGCTCGTGTGTGCCGGATTGATCGCGGCGATCGGCATGCTCGCGCTGGTGTGGGGACGGAGCAATCCGGGGCTGATGAAGCTCTAG
- a CDS encoding zinc-ribbon domain-containing protein, which yields MQVTCPHCSTRYILPESLLGPLGARVRCPRCREAFTVEPAVPVEAPPTEAPALGGGPAYPSDWSRRLEPEPQASAPAPPATERERTAGEDSAYRSVGSPASSSDESGADSAESPLTAADAARLALDHIGPEAGAGIAEAWAQGQLFTRYGQAIVEAYEAYRRTVGPGADPGLFRHALREKWGVDLEPGAPLVR from the coding sequence ATGCAGGTCACCTGCCCTCACTGCAGCACCCGCTACATCCTTCCCGAGTCCCTGCTCGGACCGCTCGGCGCGCGCGTACGCTGCCCGCGCTGTCGCGAAGCATTCACCGTCGAGCCCGCGGTCCCCGTTGAAGCGCCGCCCACCGAAGCGCCCGCGCTCGGCGGCGGTCCCGCGTACCCCTCCGACTGGTCCCGTCGCCTCGAGCCGGAGCCTCAAGCGTCCGCACCGGCTCCGCCGGCAACCGAGCGCGAGCGAACGGCAGGAGAGGATTCGGCCTACCGCTCGGTCGGCTCGCCGGCGAGTTCCTCCGACGAATCCGGCGCGGATAGCGCCGAGAGCCCCCTGACCGCCGCCGACGCCGCGCGCCTCGCGCTCGATCACATCGGGCCCGAAGCCGGGGCCGGGATTGCCGAGGCCTGGGCTCAGGGACAATTGTTCACGCGTTACGGCCAGGCCATCGTCGAGGCCTACGAAGCCTATCGCCGCACCGTGGGGCCCGGGGCCGACCCCGGCCTGTTTCGCCACGCGCTGCGCGAGAAGTGGGGCGTCGACCTGGAGCCGGGAGCGCCGCTCGTGCGCTGA
- the recG gene encoding ATP-dependent DNA helicase RecG: protein MSALPLQPETRVQFLPGVGPQRAILFERLGIITLEHLMRHYPRTHLDARHFVPIAEVKPGELLTVDAVVRNAGAVRTRAGRTDFTATLADATGRLPVYFFGQPFLARTLKPGTRVVVSGELDPVEKRMLNPLFEVAEGDVADLLHAGRLVPVHPLTRGLSGRAMRRAVRAALDRAGAKVRDPLPEEVRGAEHLGPLAEALEHIHFPADAEQLEAARRRLVFEELFLLQATIAIRRQVLHVESVGLAHLASGALAKRAREALPFRLTADQDRALSEIVADLRSPHPMQRLLLGDVGSGKTVVATLAALHVVECGRQAAFMAPTEILARQHAATLTAVAAPAGVEVATLTGATPAAERRALSARLASGEPMIVVGTHALIADRLELPNLALAIVDEQHRFGVRQRAQLAQKGALPDVLVLTATPIPRTLMLAFYGDLDVSRLNARPAGRGRLVTRIAGEEKLPQVLEFVARELSAGRQAYWVAPVIEAGGRSEARAAEAEFERLRAHPLLRRFTLGLLHGRLKPAEKVDVMQRFVGGEVQLLVATTVVEVGVDVPNATVMVIQNADRFGLTQLHQLRGRVGRGAQRSVCVLMQGSATRARGRERLQLMASTQDGLALAEADLRMRGPGELWGTLQAGMPRLRLADLARDQAVLAEAQRSAQALVERDPHLGSPAHAELREVLLQRYAEPLQTALAG from the coding sequence GTGAGCGCGCTTCCCCTTCAACCCGAAACCCGAGTGCAGTTCCTGCCCGGCGTCGGGCCGCAGCGGGCCATCCTGTTCGAACGACTCGGCATCATCACGCTCGAGCATCTCATGCGGCACTACCCGCGCACCCACCTTGACGCGCGGCACTTCGTGCCGATCGCCGAGGTGAAGCCGGGCGAGCTCCTGACCGTGGACGCGGTGGTGAGGAACGCCGGAGCGGTGCGGACCCGGGCGGGTCGCACCGATTTCACCGCCACGCTGGCCGACGCCACCGGGCGGCTCCCCGTCTACTTCTTCGGGCAGCCGTTTCTCGCCCGCACGCTGAAACCCGGCACGCGCGTGGTGGTGAGCGGCGAGCTCGACCCGGTCGAGAAGCGAATGCTCAATCCGCTGTTCGAGGTGGCGGAAGGGGACGTCGCGGATCTGCTGCACGCCGGCCGACTGGTGCCGGTCCACCCGCTGACCCGGGGGCTGAGCGGGCGCGCCATGCGGCGGGCGGTGCGCGCCGCGCTCGATCGGGCGGGTGCGAAGGTCAGGGATCCGCTGCCGGAGGAGGTGCGCGGCGCGGAGCACCTCGGGCCGCTGGCCGAGGCGCTCGAGCACATCCACTTTCCCGCCGACGCCGAGCAGCTCGAAGCGGCGCGCCGGCGCCTGGTGTTCGAGGAACTGTTCCTGCTCCAGGCCACGATCGCGATCCGGCGACAGGTGCTGCACGTGGAATCCGTGGGACTCGCGCACCTGGCGAGCGGAGCCCTCGCGAAGCGCGCGCGCGAGGCGCTCCCCTTCCGGCTCACCGCCGATCAGGACCGCGCCTTGAGCGAGATCGTCGCCGATCTGCGCTCGCCGCATCCGATGCAGCGCCTGCTGCTCGGCGACGTGGGCAGCGGCAAGACCGTGGTGGCGACGCTGGCCGCCCTTCACGTGGTCGAGTGCGGGAGGCAGGCGGCGTTCATGGCGCCCACCGAGATCCTCGCGCGCCAGCACGCCGCCACCCTGACCGCGGTGGCCGCCCCGGCCGGCGTCGAAGTGGCGACGCTGACCGGCGCGACTCCGGCGGCGGAGCGGCGGGCGCTCTCAGCCCGCCTTGCGTCTGGCGAGCCCATGATCGTGGTCGGCACTCACGCGCTGATCGCGGACAGGCTCGAGCTGCCGAATCTGGCGCTCGCGATCGTGGACGAACAACATCGATTCGGAGTGCGGCAGCGTGCCCAGCTGGCGCAGAAGGGGGCGTTGCCCGACGTGCTGGTGCTGACCGCGACGCCGATTCCCCGCACGCTGATGCTGGCGTTCTATGGCGATCTCGATGTGAGCCGGTTGAACGCGCGCCCCGCCGGTCGCGGCCGGCTGGTGACACGAATCGCGGGAGAGGAGAAGCTGCCCCAGGTGCTGGAATTCGTGGCGCGCGAACTGTCCGCCGGCCGCCAGGCCTACTGGGTGGCCCCGGTGATCGAGGCGGGGGGCCGGAGCGAGGCGCGGGCCGCCGAGGCCGAGTTCGAGCGACTGCGGGCGCATCCCCTGCTTCGCCGCTTCACGCTCGGCCTGCTGCACGGGCGCTTGAAGCCGGCGGAAAAGGTCGACGTGATGCAGCGCTTCGTCGGCGGCGAGGTGCAGCTGCTGGTCGCCACCACGGTGGTCGAAGTCGGCGTGGATGTGCCCAACGCCACGGTGATGGTGATCCAGAACGCCGATCGGTTCGGGCTCACCCAGCTCCACCAGCTGCGCGGCCGCGTGGGGCGCGGAGCGCAGCGTTCGGTGTGCGTGCTGATGCAGGGCAGCGCGACCCGCGCGCGCGGGCGCGAGCGGCTCCAGCTCATGGCCTCGACCCAGGACGGGCTCGCCCTCGCCGAGGCCGATCTCCGCATGCGCGGCCCGGGCGAGCTGTGGGGAACGCTTCAGGCGGGAATGCCGCGCCTCCGGCTGGCCGACCTGGCTCGCGATCAGGCGGTGCTGGCGGAGGCGCAGCGATCGGCGCAAGCCCTGGTGGAACGCGATCCCCACCTCGGCTCGCCTGCCCATGCCGAGCTTCGGGAGGTCCTGCTCCAGCGTTACGCCGAGCCGCTGCAGACCGCCCTGGCGGGTTAG
- the rpmB gene encoding 50S ribosomal protein L28, translating to MAQRCDICGKGKMTGHAVSHAHNVSSRVWNPNLQRVRAMVEGRVRTISACTRCLRSGRVTKAARGRKTIGLL from the coding sequence TTGGCTCAGCGATGTGACATTTGCGGCAAGGGCAAGATGACCGGGCATGCGGTGAGCCATGCTCACAACGTCAGCTCACGCGTCTGGAACCCCAATCTGCAGCGGGTTCGCGCGATGGTCGAGGGGCGGGTGCGCACCATCTCCGCCTGCACGCGTTGCCTGCGCAGCGGGCGCGTGACCAAGGCCGCCCGCGGGCGCAAGACGATCGGCCTCCTCTAG
- a CDS encoding tetratricopeptide repeat protein, whose product MNLFSSLRDWGHHHRYADGMEQFNRGEFEAAAGSFEATLAELRDSRHPDALLARCYAAEARAHLGLAFFHAGEDARAESEFDHALEHQPAFPELRYYRARIRERAGRWAEAVADLKHALADRPRYPEALMLLAVCFDRQNDPVGVGLSLDAALAEGFPLPARLRGLESSDWDAGHWRTLPRPGEPRSRSADAEAIERYHAGDLEAALEAMRRAVEERPGWPDLRARLASLLMEAGEAESALAELDRALTVNPRYLEARRLAVRAALEAGSPARALPHAERAVADYPDYPDLHFWLGLARARAGDAAGAVGSLERAVELNRQFARAQRLLALVLHSTGRREEALRALRRGFARDRELPGEALRSAAQLLSLGAGGGPEAELQRAIAVQPDYPDLHVALARAHRARGALEDARDAYRRALEIAPQFDVATLELALVELALGSVASAETRLAALITRRPAWPDAHGLLGRVRLLRGDASGAEAPLREAIRLAPKDPAAHADLGWTLRALGRNAEADEAFALALALAPGRAAPRDQLEWREDFRRKSA is encoded by the coding sequence GTGAACCTGTTCTCGTCGCTGCGCGATTGGGGCCATCACCACCGCTACGCCGACGGCATGGAGCAGTTCAATCGTGGCGAGTTCGAAGCGGCCGCCGGGAGCTTCGAGGCCACGCTGGCGGAGCTGCGCGATTCGCGCCACCCGGACGCGTTGCTGGCCCGCTGCTACGCGGCCGAGGCCCGCGCGCATCTGGGGCTGGCGTTCTTCCACGCCGGTGAGGACGCCAGGGCGGAATCGGAGTTCGACCACGCGCTCGAGCACCAGCCGGCGTTTCCGGAGCTGCGCTATTACCGAGCGCGGATTCGCGAGCGCGCCGGACGCTGGGCCGAGGCGGTCGCCGACCTGAAGCACGCGCTCGCCGACCGCCCGCGTTATCCGGAGGCGCTGATGCTGCTCGCGGTGTGCTTCGACCGGCAGAACGATCCGGTCGGCGTCGGGCTGTCGCTCGATGCCGCGCTCGCCGAGGGCTTTCCGCTTCCGGCGCGACTGCGCGGGCTCGAGTCGTCCGACTGGGACGCCGGCCACTGGCGGACCCTGCCGCGCCCGGGCGAGCCGAGGAGCCGCTCGGCCGACGCCGAAGCGATCGAGCGCTACCACGCCGGCGACCTCGAGGCGGCGCTCGAGGCGATGCGGCGTGCGGTCGAGGAGCGACCCGGATGGCCGGATCTGCGCGCGCGGCTCGCCAGCCTGCTGATGGAAGCCGGTGAAGCGGAGTCGGCGCTCGCCGAGCTCGATCGGGCCCTGACCGTGAACCCGCGCTACCTCGAGGCGCGCCGGCTGGCGGTACGCGCGGCGCTCGAGGCGGGATCTCCGGCGCGAGCGCTGCCGCACGCCGAGCGAGCGGTGGCCGACTATCCCGACTATCCCGACCTTCATTTCTGGCTGGGGCTCGCCCGTGCGCGGGCCGGCGACGCGGCCGGCGCGGTGGGGTCGCTGGAGCGCGCCGTCGAGCTCAATCGTCAGTTCGCGCGCGCCCAGCGGCTGCTGGCGCTGGTGCTGCACTCCACCGGTCGCCGCGAGGAGGCGTTACGCGCCCTGCGGCGCGGCTTCGCACGCGACCGCGAGCTTCCGGGCGAAGCGCTGCGCTCGGCCGCCCAGCTGCTGTCGCTGGGCGCCGGCGGGGGCCCCGAGGCCGAGCTCCAGCGCGCGATCGCGGTGCAGCCCGACTATCCCGATCTGCACGTGGCCCTGGCGCGCGCGCATCGCGCGCGGGGAGCCCTGGAGGATGCGAGGGATGCCTACCGTCGCGCCCTCGAGATCGCGCCGCAGTTCGACGTCGCTACCCTCGAGCTGGCGCTGGTCGAGCTGGCGCTGGGCTCGGTGGCGTCCGCCGAAACCCGGCTGGCCGCGCTCATCACGCGCCGCCCGGCCTGGCCCGACGCGCACGGGCTGCTGGGAAGAGTCCGGCTGCTGCGCGGCGACGCCAGCGGTGCCGAGGCTCCACTGCGCGAGGCGATCCGGCTGGCGCCGAAGGATCCGGCGGCGCACGCCGATCTCGGCTGGACCCTGCGCGCGCTGGGACGGAACGCGGAAGCCGACGAGGCGTTCGCGCTCGCGCTGGCACTGGCGCCCGGACGGGCGGCGCCCCGCGATCAGCTGGAGTGGCGGGAGGACTTTCGGAGGAAGAGCGCCTAG
- the ftsZ gene encoding cell division protein FtsZ has protein sequence MFELEFDSTTTAKLKVIGCGGAGGNAVNRMIGAGLRGVEFIVGNTDVQALNQSLAPHRIQIGATATRGLGAGGDPSVGRRAAEEDEQAIADALTDSDMVFITAGMGGGTGTGSAPVVARIAKQTGALTVAVVTKPFIFEGRRRMRQAEEGLAELRAEVDTLIVIPNERLLAVVDKSCSLTDSFAVADEILLKATKGISDLVTVPGLVNLDFADVKAVMSNRGNALMGTGRATGQNRAVEAAQAAVSSPLLEDVSISGAEGVLVNITGGRDLTLHEVNEAAGVVVGAAGEDANVIFGAVIDPNMDGEMQLTVVATGFGQVEPRLRLVDKGRAAAAPGEESDLRHPQWQREEPRPSRWGKTPSRSDSLEVPAFLRRQMD, from the coding sequence ATGTTCGAACTGGAATTCGACAGCACCACCACCGCGAAGCTCAAGGTCATCGGCTGCGGAGGCGCGGGCGGCAACGCCGTGAACCGCATGATCGGCGCCGGCCTGCGCGGCGTGGAGTTCATCGTCGGCAACACCGATGTTCAGGCCCTCAATCAGTCGCTGGCGCCGCACCGCATCCAGATCGGCGCCACCGCCACGAGAGGGCTCGGCGCCGGGGGCGACCCTTCGGTAGGGAGACGCGCGGCGGAGGAGGACGAGCAGGCGATCGCCGATGCGCTCACCGACAGCGACATGGTGTTCATCACCGCCGGCATGGGCGGCGGCACCGGAACCGGATCGGCGCCGGTGGTGGCGCGGATCGCCAAGCAGACCGGCGCGCTCACCGTGGCGGTGGTCACCAAGCCCTTCATCTTCGAGGGACGGCGCCGCATGCGTCAGGCCGAGGAGGGCCTGGCCGAGCTGCGCGCCGAGGTGGACACGCTGATCGTGATTCCCAACGAGCGGCTGCTGGCGGTGGTGGACAAGAGCTGCTCGCTCACCGATTCGTTCGCGGTCGCCGACGAGATCCTGCTCAAGGCCACCAAGGGCATCTCGGACCTGGTGACGGTGCCGGGCCTCGTCAATCTCGACTTCGCCGACGTCAAGGCGGTGATGTCGAACCGCGGCAACGCGCTGATGGGCACCGGGCGCGCGACCGGTCAGAACCGCGCGGTGGAAGCCGCACAGGCGGCGGTGTCGAGCCCGCTGCTCGAAGACGTCTCGATCTCGGGCGCCGAGGGCGTGCTGGTGAACATCACCGGCGGCCGCGATCTGACGCTTCATGAAGTGAACGAGGCCGCGGGTGTGGTGGTGGGGGCGGCCGGCGAGGATGCCAACGTCATCTTCGGCGCCGTCATCGACCCCAACATGGACGGCGAGATGCAGCTCACCGTGGTGGCCACCGGGTTCGGCCAGGTCGAGCCGCGGCTGCGACTGGTGGACAAGGGACGCGCGGCGGCAGCGCCCGGCGAGGAGAGCGACCTGCGTCACCCGCAGTGGCAGCGCGAGGAGCCGCGTCCGAGCCGCTGGGGCAAGACGCCGTCGCGGAGCGATTCGCTCGAGGTGCCGGCGTTCCTGCGGCGCCAGATGGACTGA
- the ftsA gene encoding cell division protein FtsA, whose protein sequence is MAQATRTFVGLDIGTTKISCIIADQNGSPELRVVGVGNAPSEGLRRGVVVDLEKTVASIQRAVDEAERMAGVQVKAVTAGIAGDHIRSINSRGVIAVSRKDNEIGPPDVDRVVEAAKAIAIPMDREIIHVIPQEFIVDDQDGIKDPVGMSGVRLEAEVHIITGAVTSAKNICRSIQRAGLKVGDLVLEPLASSHAVLGPDERDLGVVLLDIGGGTTDVAVFFEGSIRHTAIIPFGGANVTNDIAIGLRTPIDKAEQIKIQHGSALAALVAADEMVMVPGVGGRSDREISRHVLASMVEPRMEEIFALANKEVKKNHFAELLGGGVVLTGGTSLMPGVVELAEQVFEMPVRLGAPRGLGGLSANVEDPRYSTGVGLVLHAARGESAEGRERRGPAERKGRFDLRRWFADLF, encoded by the coding sequence ATGGCACAGGCGACGCGGACGTTCGTGGGGCTCGACATCGGCACCACGAAGATCTCCTGCATCATCGCGGATCAGAACGGCAGTCCGGAGCTGCGCGTAGTGGGGGTCGGCAACGCCCCGAGTGAAGGCCTGCGGCGCGGCGTGGTGGTGGATCTCGAGAAAACCGTCGCCAGCATTCAGCGCGCGGTCGACGAGGCCGAGCGCATGGCGGGCGTTCAGGTCAAGGCGGTGACGGCCGGCATCGCCGGCGACCACATCCGCAGCATCAACAGCCGCGGCGTGATCGCGGTGTCCCGCAAGGACAACGAGATCGGGCCACCCGACGTGGATCGAGTCGTGGAGGCGGCCAAGGCGATCGCCATCCCGATGGATCGCGAGATCATTCACGTGATCCCGCAAGAGTTCATCGTCGACGATCAGGACGGGATCAAGGATCCGGTCGGCATGAGCGGGGTGAGGCTCGAGGCCGAGGTCCACATCATCACCGGCGCGGTGACCTCGGCCAAGAACATCTGTCGCTCGATCCAGCGCGCCGGCTTGAAGGTCGGCGACCTGGTGCTGGAGCCGCTGGCCTCCAGCCACGCGGTGCTCGGGCCCGACGAGCGCGACCTCGGGGTGGTGCTGCTCGACATTGGCGGCGGTACCACCGACGTCGCGGTGTTCTTCGAGGGCTCGATCCGGCACACCGCCATCATTCCGTTCGGCGGCGCCAATGTGACCAACGACATCGCCATCGGGCTGCGCACGCCCATCGACAAGGCCGAGCAGATCAAGATCCAGCACGGCTCGGCCCTCGCGGCGCTGGTGGCCGCCGACGAGATGGTGATGGTGCCGGGCGTGGGCGGGCGCTCCGATCGGGAGATCTCTCGCCACGTGCTGGCGTCGATGGTCGAACCCCGCATGGAGGAGATCTTCGCGCTCGCCAACAAGGAGGTGAAGAAGAACCACTTCGCCGAGCTGCTCGGCGGGGGAGTGGTGCTCACCGGCGGCACCTCGCTGATGCCGGGCGTGGTGGAGCTGGCGGAGCAGGTGTTCGAGATGCCGGTGCGCCTCGGCGCGCCGCGCGGTCTCGGCGGTTTGTCCGCCAACGTGGAGGATCCCCGTTACTCCACCGGCGTGGGCCTGGTGCTCCACGCCGCACGCGGTGAGAGCGCCGAGGGCCGCGAGCGTCGCGGTCCGGCCGAACGGAAAGGGAGATTCGATTTGCGCCGCTGGTTCGCCGATCTGTTCTGA
- a CDS encoding FtsQ-type POTRA domain-containing protein, translating to MSLYQGRALRTDAPRRRRGRLRRLGLGLAAIAVVTAIAHLPPSLQQRLFDARDIRVEGLRYLSAAEVVSGSGLARGQDLWSVDPALVRQRLLLQPRISAARVTRRFPHGVTLSIEERTPVLLVQHGEPWELDTAGVLLPPLADGVVADVPMLVGPSLQRLSPGTQIHSPAIERGLAWVRALGARELQLGGQVSELDVSDPRSTALTLLSGTRVLSPAWPPDTRSLSALRVVLADLQQRRVLAQEVDLRFDNQVIVRPAAHGPPARTS from the coding sequence ATGAGCCTGTACCAGGGAAGGGCGCTGCGCACGGATGCGCCGCGACGCCGGCGGGGGCGCCTGCGTCGCTTGGGGCTGGGGCTCGCGGCAATCGCGGTCGTGACCGCGATCGCGCACCTGCCGCCGTCGCTGCAGCAGCGGCTGTTCGACGCGCGCGATATCCGCGTCGAAGGCCTGCGCTATCTGTCGGCCGCCGAGGTGGTGAGCGGCTCGGGCCTGGCTCGCGGCCAGGACCTGTGGTCGGTGGATCCGGCGCTGGTCCGCCAGCGGCTCCTGCTCCAGCCGCGTATCTCGGCCGCGCGCGTCACGCGCCGGTTCCCGCACGGCGTGACGCTGAGCATCGAGGAGCGGACTCCGGTGCTGCTGGTGCAGCACGGCGAACCCTGGGAGCTGGACACCGCGGGCGTGCTGCTGCCGCCGCTCGCCGACGGCGTGGTCGCCGACGTGCCGATGCTGGTGGGGCCCTCGCTCCAGCGGCTGTCGCCGGGCACCCAGATCCATTCGCCGGCGATCGAGCGAGGGCTGGCCTGGGTGCGGGCGCTCGGCGCGCGCGAGCTGCAGCTCGGCGGCCAGGTATCCGAGCTCGATGTCTCCGATCCCCGATCCACCGCGCTCACGCTGCTATCGGGGACGCGCGTGCTGTCCCCCGCGTGGCCGCCCGACACGCGCTCGCTGTCGGCTCTGCGCGTGGTGCTGGCCGATCTCCAGCAGCGTCGCGTGCTCGCGCAGGAAGTGGATCTTCGTTTCGACAATCAGGTGATCGTGCGCCCGGCCGCCCATGGGCCGCCGGCGCGAACCAGCTGA
- the murC gene encoding UDP-N-acetylmuramate--L-alanine ligase produces the protein MYGRTHRIHFIGIGGAGMSGIAEVLLTMGYQVTGSDLKVSDVTDRLLRLGGRVFPGHHPSNVSGAQVVVYSSAVKPDNPELMAAREAGIPVIGRAEMLAELMRMKYGVAVGGSHGKTTTTSMIAAVLARGGLDPTIVVGGRLHALGTNARLGHGSFLVAEADESDGSFLRLNPAVCVVTNIDREHLDHYPDLDAVRQAFVYFANRVPFYGVSVLCGDDEQVREILPRVTKRVVLYGTGAEAEVRAVRVELIPHGSRFVAQAGGRELGPIELQLPGKHNVLNALAAVAVGLEIEVAFEQIQEALAGFRGVSRRFETRGEAGGIRVVDDYGHHPTEIAATLAAARGLGGRVLVLFQPHRYSRTAALREEFGTCFRDADRVWVLDVYPAGEAPIPGATGRSLVESAHEHGYHEVEYASDPSTAAAAIAAEARGGDTVITLGAGDVWKTGDEILSRLRREVSAPEGARG, from the coding sequence ATGTACGGGCGCACTCACCGCATTCATTTCATCGGCATCGGCGGCGCCGGCATGTCGGGCATCGCCGAGGTGCTGCTCACCATGGGCTATCAGGTGACCGGCAGCGACCTCAAGGTCAGCGACGTCACCGATCGTTTGTTGCGCCTCGGCGGGCGGGTGTTTCCCGGACACCATCCCTCCAACGTTTCCGGGGCTCAGGTGGTGGTCTATTCGAGCGCGGTCAAGCCCGACAATCCCGAGCTCATGGCGGCGCGCGAGGCCGGCATTCCGGTGATCGGTCGCGCCGAGATGCTGGCCGAGCTGATGCGCATGAAGTACGGCGTGGCGGTGGGAGGCTCTCACGGCAAGACCACCACCACCTCGATGATCGCCGCGGTGCTGGCACGAGGCGGCCTCGACCCGACCATCGTGGTCGGAGGTCGGCTGCACGCGCTCGGCACCAACGCGCGTCTGGGTCACGGCTCGTTTCTGGTGGCCGAGGCCGACGAGAGTGATGGATCGTTCCTGCGGCTGAACCCGGCGGTCTGTGTCGTCACCAACATCGACCGGGAGCACCTCGATCACTATCCCGATCTCGACGCAGTGCGCCAGGCGTTCGTGTACTTTGCCAACCGCGTTCCGTTCTACGGCGTGAGCGTGCTGTGCGGGGACGACGAGCAGGTCCGCGAGATCCTGCCGCGCGTCACCAAGCGCGTGGTGCTGTACGGGACGGGCGCCGAGGCCGAGGTGCGCGCGGTGCGCGTCGAGCTGATCCCGCACGGCTCGCGCTTCGTGGCGCAGGCGGGAGGCCGCGAACTCGGCCCGATCGAGCTCCAGCTTCCCGGGAAGCACAATGTTCTGAACGCGCTGGCCGCCGTGGCGGTGGGGCTCGAGATCGAGGTTGCCTTCGAGCAGATTCAGGAAGCGCTGGCCGGATTTCGTGGAGTGTCACGGCGTTTCGAAACGCGCGGCGAGGCCGGCGGCATTCGGGTGGTGGACGACTACGGCCACCATCCCACCGAGATCGCGGCCACCCTGGCCGCGGCCCGCGGGCTGGGCGGTCGGGTGCTGGTCCTCTTCCAGCCGCATCGTTACTCGCGGACCGCCGCGCTGCGCGAGGAATTCGGCACGTGTTTCCGCGACGCCGACCGGGTCTGGGTGCTGGACGTCTATCCGGCCGGCGAGGCGCCGATCCCCGGGGCCACCGGCCGATCCCTGGTCGAGAGCGCGCACGAGCATGGATACCACGAGGTGGAGTATGCTTCCGATCCCTCCACCGCGGCGGCGGCCATTGCCGCCGAGGCCCGCGGCGGGGATACCGTGATCACCCTCGGCGCCGGCGACGTCTGGAAGACCGGCGACGAGATCCTGAGCCGTCTGAGGCGTGAGGTGAGCGCACCGGAGGGTGCGCGAGGATGA